One window from the genome of Emys orbicularis isolate rEmyOrb1 chromosome 10, rEmyOrb1.hap1, whole genome shotgun sequence encodes:
- the AFG2B gene encoding ATPase family gene 2 protein homolog B: protein MAAVLLKLLPLDPGDEGTQRCRMGPATLSTLGARLGSPLRITVPGGCCLCTAWPRNDLADGYLQLDLKCKTSGLAASKLKGLVLSVSHLKLLACHQLRKVTVKVVLKNLALKKSTPEATLQEIVKELLRNVYVSLHHVVTTAPIPGNPVVCVEILAVDASTEQAGLIAPKTNINIKEVVTLEWYRHLSKDTAKISAAGMDDLGSSLKEMIVLPFHFPQTFKKLGLSVPRGVLLVGPPGVGKTLLIKAVAREVGAYLLCISGPAIYGSRPGESEENLRRVFEQGRELSSEGPTILFIDEIDSLCPKRGSSNSIPENRIVAQLLTLMDGIGSENEMVIMAATNRPDALDPALRRHGRFDREVIIGTPTLKQRRSILQLITSNMPISTDVDLINLAEMTTGYVGADLTALCREAAMQAVFHSCLDSVRTLINMADFHEAFKKIQPSSFRSSVGLTDFKPVTWEQIGGLEDVKLKLKQSIEWPMKFPQAFVRMGLSQPKGILLYGPPGCAKTILVKAVATSCHCSFLSVSGADLFSPYVGDSEKILSQVFRQARAHTPAIIFLDEIDSILGSRSACKTGHGAPEKVLSVLLNELDGVGIKVTERRGNKLQLEGDCQEQNEKERQIEFQEVLNKDVMIVAATNRPDKLDDALLRPGRLDKIIYIPPPDQKGRLSILKICTEKIPIDSDVSLVHLAVQTKLFSGADIENLCKEAALQALQENGLEATSVKHEHFVKSLKTVKPSLTLTDLDFYEKLFNKEVSS, encoded by the exons ATGGCGGCTGTTCTCCTAAAGCTGCTCCCTCTAGACCCAGGGGACGAAGGCACGCAAAGATGCAGGATGGGACCTGCCACGTTATCCACTCTGGGAGCCAGGCTCGGATCCCCACTTAGGATCACGGTTCCTGGTGGCTGCTGTTTGTGCACCGCCTGGCCCAGAAATGATTTGGCTGATGGTTACCTGCAGCTTGATCTGAAATGTAAAACTTCAGGTTTAGCTGCAAGCAAGTTGAAAGGTCTTGTGCTGAGTGTCAGTCACTTGAAGCTTTTGGCCTGTCACCAGTTGAGAAAAGTAACAGTGAAAGTGGTCCTTAAGAACCTTGCCCTGAAAAAATCCACCCCAGAAGCAACACTACAGGAGATAGTCAAAGAGCTGCTGAGAAATGTGTATGTTTCTCTTCACCATGTTGTTACTACTGCCCCAATTCCTGGAAATCCAGTGGTGTGTGTTGAAATACTGGCTGTAGATGCTTCCACAGAACAAGCTGGCCTGATAGCTCCCAAAACTAATATAAACATTAAAGAAGTAGTCACTTTAGAATGGTACAGACACTTGTCAAAGGACACTGCAAAAATTTCAGCTGCAGGAATGGATGATTTGGGCAGCTCTTTGAAAGAGATGATTGTTTTGCCTTTCCATTTTCCCCAAACCTTCAAGAAGTTGGGTCTTTCTGTCCCTCGTGGAGTACTGTTGGTGGGCCCTCCAGGTGTGGGGAAGACTCTTCTCATAAAGGCAGTTGCAAGGGAAGTGGGGGCATATTTGCTTTGCATCAGTGGTCCAGCTATATATGGCTCAAGGCCTGGAGAAAGTGAAGAGAATTTGCGAAGAGTTTTTGAACAAGGCAGGGAATTGTCCAGTGAAGGACCAACCATTCTCTTTATTGATGAAATTGACTCTTTGTGCCCTAAACGGGGAAGTTCAAACAGCATCCCTGAAAATCGTATTGTTGCTCAATTGTTAACTCTTATGGACGGCATAGGCAGTGAAAATGAGATGGTCATCATGGCAGCGACAAACAGGCCCGATGCCTTAGATCCTGCACTGAGGAGACATGGTAGATTTGACCGAGAG GTTATCATTGGGACACCAACACTTAAACAGAGAAGGTCTATTCTACAGTTGATTACTTCTAATATGCCTATTTCCACTGATGTTGATTTGATCAACCTAGCAGAAATGACAACTGGATATGTTGGAGCTGATCTTACAGCACTCTGCAGAGAAGCTGCTATGCAGGCTGTCTTCCACAGCTGTTTG GATTCAGTTCGTACGTTGATTAACATGGCAGATTTCCATGAAGCTTTTAAAAAGATTCAGCCATCTTCCTTTCGAAGCAGTGTTGGACTAACTGACTTTAAACCTGTTACCTGGGAACAAATTGGTGGTCTTGAAGATGTGAAATTAAAGTTAAAACAG AGTATTGAGTGGCCTATGAAGTTTCCTCAGGCTTTTGTGAGGATGGGACTGTCTCAGCCAAAGGGTATTCTCCTATATGGGCCACCAGGATGTGCCAAAACCATTCTGGTGAAGGCTGTGGCCACAAGCTGCCATTGTTCCTTTCTTTCTGTTAGTGGTGCTGACCTTTTTTCACCTTATGTTGGAGATTCAGAGAAGATTTTGTCTCAG GTTTTTCGCCAAGCAAGAGCACATACTCCAGCAATAATATTCCTGGATGAGATTGATTCTATCCTAGGATCTCGATCAGCCTGCAAAACTGGACATGGTGCCCCAGAGAAGGTTCTTTCTGTCCTTCTTAATGAATTAGATGGTGTTGGCATTAAAGTCACAGAGAGAAGAGGAAATAAATTACAGCTTGAAGGTGATTGTCAAGAACAAAATGAAAAGGAGAGACAG ATAGAGTTTCAAGAAGTTTTGAACAAAGATGTCATGATAGTCGCTGCAACAAATAGACCAGACAAGTTGGATGATGCCTTGTTGCGCCCTGGAAGGTTAGACAAGATCATCTATATTCCACCTCCAGATCAGAAG GGAAGGCTTTCTATTTTgaaaatttgcacagaaaaaatccCAATAGATTCTGATGTGTCATTAGTACACCTAGCAGTTCAAACCAAACTCTTTTCTGGAGCCGATATTGAAAATCTCTGCAAGGAG gctgctTTGCAGGCATTACAAGAGAATGGACTTGAAGCAACTAGTGTGAAACATGAGCATTTTGTAAAATCACTGAAGACTGTAAAACCATCATTAACCCTCACAGATTTGgatttttatgaaaaattatTTAATAAGGAAGTATCCTCTTAA
- the C10H15orf48 gene encoding normal mucosa of esophagus-specific gene 1 protein, whose amino-acid sequence MANLGFFQLLRKNKELIPLIGFVGVAAGGALTASLYSLCTKSDVIVNKSGNPEPWENVNPNQAQKLISINQEWKSIEELEKVKKMMK is encoded by the exons ATGGCCAACTTGGGCTTTTTCCAACTGCTAAGGAAAAACAAAGAA CTCATTCCTTTGATTGGTTTTGTGGGCGTGGCAGCAGGTGGGGCTCTAACTGCTTCTCTGTATTCCCTATGCACCAAAAGTGATGTGAT TGTTAACAAGTCTGGCAATCCAGAACCTTGGGAAAATGTGAATCCTAACCAGGCTCAAAAG cttaTATCAATCAACCAGGAGTGGAAATCCATAGAGGAGCTGGAGAAGGTCAAAAAGATGATGAAGTGA